GTTTGCTCATTTTGCTAAGGGTGATCAGGCCTCCTCTCAGAAGAAGGGAAAAGGAAGGTGAGTGCCCTGCTGATACTTGTTCAGAGCATTTTTTGGTGTGCCAGTGCAATATAATATCTATTACATGATCTACACAGATATATAAAGTGGAAAAAATTGTAGTGAGCAATGCATTATCAGAAAATGAACATAATTTTTTTGTCCATGTTAAGCTCTCTTTGAATCGGAAAATCTACATAACTCCTGGATTTACTCTGAATCATTAAGTACCATGTATCTAATCACAAATCATTAGTTGACTCCAACACTTCTCTTAGTCCAGAAGTTTAGGACTTCTAACATTCTCATTAGACAAACTTTCCCATTGAAAGTGTTGTCTAAACATATTGCCAACTTGGTCAATAGCACCGCAAGAAGTCGCCTTGGTGCTGCCATTAGCTACCAGTTTCTCTCTCTAAAGGGATGACAATTCTAAGTTGGAGAGCCACGAGACATCAATTTGTTATATttgcatgacatgcataatGTATAGAATGATGATATATCAACTAATTGCTAGAATTTTGCATTCAAAAGATCCCAACACTTTATGAAGATTGCTTTATAACACTACCAATAAACATTGCATGATTTTGAGGTTCCATGTGAGATTAGATTTGACATTCTGCATTTGATGTGTCCTCATTTTATTCACACATAAGTGGGGATGTTCAATTACAAACTATCATGACAGTGGACcccaataaaaaatttaaagtcGAGGACTGGGAACAAGCCATAATGTGGCTGCATTCTTTGATTGTTTTTGCAGAGGGCGCCATGCATCAAAAATAACTGAAGAGGAAGAAGATGAAGAGTGTCTCAAAGAGGAGGAAGAAGGCCTTTCTGGCAGTGGAAACACAAGGCTTGTGGCACAGCCATCTTGTAAGACTGTCGTGCTTCATAGGGTGGTAATCCTCATTTAATTTGATGAGTTAGTGTTCATAGCATTGGCGCTTTTGTCTTGCAGGTATTCAAGGAAAGATGAGGGATTACCAATTGGCTGGCTTAAATTGGTTGATAAGATTGTATGAGAATGGCATTAATGGCATACTTGCTGATGAAATGGTAGGGACATGAGTAAATATGTGCTCTCGCTACTTGCAGTAATctctttaatttaattgatgaTTTCTTTTTTCTTGGAAATTTAGGGGCTCGGTAAAACATTACAAACCATCTCTATTTTGGGATACTTGCATGAGTTTAGAGGGATTACAGGCCCTCATATGGTTGTTGCTCCTAAATCTACACTTGGCAATTGGATGAATGAAATCAAACGGTTTTGTCCCATTTTGCGTGCTGTGAAATTTCTTGGAAATCCTGATGAAAGAGTATGCTTTCAGTACAAATGAGATATTCATCTGTCTTGTAGATTTTATAcatcattttatttttctaatgcTCAATTTCCAGAGATATATACGAGAGGATTTACTAGTTGCTGGCAAGTTTGATGTTTGTGTGACAAGTTTTGAGATGGCCATTAGAGAGAAGTCTGCCTTGCGCCGATTTAGTTGGCGTTATATCATTATAGATGAAGCTCATCGAATCAAGAACGAGAATTCTCTTCTCTCAAAAACGATGAGACTTTATAATACCAACTATCGGCTTTTAATAACAGGAACGCCACTTCAGGTACTTTTTATTTAGTTCTAGTGCTTTAAGTCCCTTGGTAATTTTTTTTGCCTTGTGTTTATAATCCAGATATATTTCACAGAAGTATGTGtgtgttaaatttataaaaattaagtgGATTGTCTGATATTCTTTTCTCAGTTTTTATGTGGCATAGCTCCTACAACCAATTTTGTTGAGTATCTAACATGGTTTATGTTGCAGAATAACCTTCACGAACTCTGGTCGCTCCTTAACTTTTTACTTCCTGAGATATTTAGCtcttctgaaacatttgatgAATGGTTCCAAATTTCCGGTGATAACGATCAGCAAGAAGTTGTCCAGCAACTTCACAAGGTATACCCTCAGTTTGTTATTTCATAAATTTCATTTCGTAGGAAACTTATTAGTCAGGTTTGATGAAACGTGAATCTTTAATTTGTGTTAACAGTTTCTTATAAGATAGGATGATTGATGATTAAAGCCTGAAAATATACTcttttttacttttaaattttttttgttttgtaataCGAGGTTCTTCGGCCATTCCTCCTTAGAAGATTAAAGTCTGATGTCGAGAAAGGTTTGCCTCCCAAAAAGGAGACAATACTCAAAGTCGGCATGTCTCAAATGCAAAAACAATACTACAAGGCGTTGCTACAGAAAGATCTTGAGGTTGTAAATGCTGGCGGAGAAAGGAAGCGCCTACTTAATATAGCCATGCAGCTCCGTAAATGTTGCAATCACCCTTATTTATTTCAAGGCGCTGAACCTGGCCCACCTTATACCACTGGAGAACATCTTATAGAAAATGCTGGTGTGTTCCTTTTAATATCATCGAAGAATATATGTTTTTCTCATTATGACTGCCTCTTTTTGTCTTTATATtcatttcataaatcattttatgGAAAATTTTGGCGTGTTCCTTGCAATGTCATTTGGAAGAGTGTTTCTCCCGTTAACAACTGTCTTTTTTTTGCGTCTCTCTTCATTTGTGAATTGTCTTGTTATTGCAGGAAAGATGGTTCTTCTAGATAAACTGCTTCCAAAATTAAAGGAGCGTGATTCCAGGGTTTTGATATTTTCACAGGTGGTGATCACCCTTAAAAAAATAGATTCTCACTCCACACTTTGTGATGTTCTAACAgtgttttatttgttttattttttattttccaaaCTTAGGAATGTATTTCACACAACCTATGATAGCTCTCattcatttaaaaaattatctatCACATAAAAAGAGTGGTTTATTCCTGATTGATTATGCTGTTGTGGTGTACCCGTATTGGGTGGAAACATTGACTACCATTGCGATAAGGAAGAAATCTATATCTcatgtctaatattattattaagatGTCATGTGATCGTTCGTAAAGGAAAATGTTTGACACTTATCTATATAATGCAAAGGCATGTGTCATCACATAGTATATGAATTATCATGTTGCAATGCTATTTGGAATGCCAGATTGACTCAAAACTTGTTAAATGTAAGGGCCTGCAAATTTTGCTCATTCTTTTCTCTCGTGTTTGTAAATAACTCTAGAGCTCGACATACATGGGCTTCATCAAATACTTTGACTTTTCAAGTGCAGCAAGAAATATGTAGGTGGTATAGAAACATGTGTTTGTAATAGAGAACATGTAGTGAGAAAGTTGTCGTAATCAGCAATGttatatgaaattgttattggGGGTGTTTTGAAAACCATAAGATATAAAAAGTCATGGGTTAATTGGTGCTCATCTTGTCATATTTTTTATGTTCTTTATTTTTCCGTGAATTCCCCTCGAATTCATCTATATTGTACCAACAGATGACAAGGCTGCTGGACATTCTTGAGGACTACTTGATATTCCGTGGATACTATTATTGCCGAATTGATGGAAATACTGGTGGAGATGATCGAGATGCTTCCATTGAAGCCTTCAACTCTCCAGGAAGTGAGAAATTTGTCTTTCTACTGTCAACAAGAGCCGGAGGACTTGGTATTAACCTTGCAACTGCTGATGTTGTCATTCTCTATGACAGTGATTGGTGAGACTTTGCTGCTTCCACTATTTGTTTTATGACATTACCTATTATTTTACATTTAAACATTGTGAGCCTTGGCCATGTTGAATGGCAGGAATCCGCAAGTTGATTTGCAGGCTCAAGACCGTGCTCATAGAATTGGACAGAAGAAAGAAGTGCAAGTCTTCCGTTTCTGCGCCGAGGTTTTTTTCCTGTACCTACTTGGGTTAAAATGGGTCGTCGATGTGTAACTCACTCATAATTTGAGCatgattttttcaaattattttggCAGTACACCATTGAGGAGAAAGTGATTGAGAGAGCCTATAAAAAGCTTGCACTTGATGCTTTGGTTATCCAACAGGGACGATTAGCCGAGCAAAAGAGTTACTCTTTTTACAATATTGGCTTTGCTTTGTAGAAGAGCATGAAACGATTATACAATTTCTAGAAACCGATAATTTTGTGTCCTGTTGCAGCTGTTAATAAGGATGAGTTGCTGCAAATGGTGAGATTTGGTGCTGAAATGGTTTTTAGTTCGAAAGACAGCACAATAACAGATGAAGATATAGATAGAATTATTGCCAAGGGAGAAGAGGCTACTGCTGAACTGGATGCAAAGATGAAAAAATTTACTGAAGATGCTATCAAATTCAAAATGGATGATAGTATGGTCTTTTTTTTATCCACACCACcgccacccccccccccccccccccccctgcCCCGTCTCTCTTCCTGGTTCACTAACCTAGATGTTGTTTTCTTCACGTTTCTGGCATGTTTTTCGCTGATGAAGCTAATTTATTTGTTTGGCCTTACTGCAGGTGCTGACTTGTATGCATTTGATGATGAAAAGGTATATCACTTGCTCATGGCTGAATATTGTGGTTTCATCTGCTTGAGCTCATTTCTTTTCTGGTTCCTTTTTATATGTGCGAAGGATGATAAGTTTGACTTCAAGAAAATTGTGAGTGAAAATTGGATGGAACCACCAAAAAGAGAAAGGAAGCGGAAGTATGTTTCTTCTATTGCTGAAATTATGCACTCAAGTATTGTATGCTGTCGGTTGACGTGaaatttctttattttctttcaGTTACTCTGAATCAGATTACTTCAAGCAGACGATGCGTCAAAGTGGTCCTGCAAGACCAAAAGAGCCACGGATTCCTCGCATGCCTCAGCTGTAAACATCTTGCATTCATTAATTTGTAGATTTTATCCATTAATTTCTCTATCTCAATCTGTTTTTATCAGTCATGATTTCCAGTTCTTCAACACTCAGCGTCTTAGTGAAATCTATGAGAAAGAAGTTCGTTGTCTGATGGTGGGTTTGTCTTTCCGTTTGATTTCTCTTTTGCATATTTACTTTTGGCATCTGTCTAAATTGGTTTCATGGCTTCAGCAATTGCATCAGAGAAATCAGGTAAAAGACACAATAGACGTGGATGAACCTGAAGGTATGTTCTTTTATTTAGATGCCATTTTTCTATCAGTTTTTGTTTGATATTCCCTTGGCATGTCGTCTTCTACCTAGATGTGGGAGAGCCGTTGACTGCTGAAGAGCAGGAAGAAAAGGAGCGGCTGCTGGAAGAAGTAAGTTTTCATTATATTCAGTGGGACTTCGAACTTGTATGCATGTCAACCTGGAAACTGTGGATGCAGGGATTTTCAACATGGAGCCGGAGAGACTTCAATACTTTCATCAGGGCTTGTGAGAAATATGGTCGAAATGATATCATAAGTATCACTTCCGAAATGGAAGGGAAAACCGAGGAAGAGGTTGAGAGATATGCTGAAGCTTTCAAAATTCGATATAAAGAATTGAATGGTATGCACCAAGTATTGCTCTATTTTAACTTTTAAGCAAATTTTCGATTTTGAGAAACATTCATTTCTAGGTCGTTTTTCCCACCAAGAATTAATAATCCTTTCAATTATTTACTTTGTTGATTATTGTTGTGATTTCTTTTTTGAGAATAGAAAATTTTCTTACGAGTTCATGTGGAATGTATGGTTTTTTGTTGAAATGACCATTACCTGCAAGGAGGTATAATATGTATGTGAGAGGAGTATGTCAACGTCCCTTGTATATCGGTGGCAGGTTCTGTTTGGGGAATTAGAAACGTGCTTTTGTTGTTTAGACTttctcaaatttgaaacatgacTAATTCTTTTGACTTTGGTTCTAGATTATGATAGGATTATTAAGAACATTGAAAGAGGAGAAGCTAGAATTTCAAGGAAAGATGAGATCATGAAGGCTATTGGGAAGAAATTGGACCGCCACAAGAATCCGTGGCTGGAACTGAAGATCCAATATGGCCAGAACAAAGGGAAGCTGTACAATGAAGAATGTGATCGTTTTATGGTGAGGCTTTCAATCATGATATCAGTTTATTTGAAGTACATCtttgttttgatatttttttaatgtctCAAACTTATGATTCTGGTAAAAATCCTTCCACAGATATGTATGGTTCACAAGCTTGGATATGGGAATTGGGACGAGTTGAAAGCTGCCTTCCGCACTTCTCCATTATTTCGGTTTGATTGGTTTGTAAAATCTCGTACCACTCAAGAACTTGCAAGGAGATGTGATACACTCATCCGACTGGTAGAGCGGGaaaatcaagaatatgatgAGAGGGAGAGACAAGCACGTAAAGAGAAAAAGTTAGCCAAGGTATTCACTCTTCAAAAAGAATCTTTACACAGCACCTTTCTAGTGTAGCCtagaaatatatgatttttgagcaGATATTTGATGCTATTGTGTCCTTATTTGACCTGGTGGTGATGTTTTACCTTTAGCAACGCTGTTAA
The Primulina tabacum isolate GXHZ01 chromosome 9, ASM2559414v2, whole genome shotgun sequence DNA segment above includes these coding regions:
- the LOC142554938 gene encoding ISWI chromatin-remodeling complex ATPase CHR11-like; protein product: MAKSSRAKYSSDESVSNSSEEEDVAMDQVNDEEDEEELEVVARTADDFDEEEEDNSNAAAAAAAQEEYDEEEDEDVANEMSKREKLRLNEMQRLKKQKIRDMLEAQNAAIDADMNNKGKGRLKYLLQQTELFAHFAKGDQASSQKKGKGRGRHASKITEEEEDEECLKEEEEGLSGSGNTRLVAQPSCIQGKMRDYQLAGLNWLIRLYENGINGILADEMGLGKTLQTISILGYLHEFRGITGPHMVVAPKSTLGNWMNEIKRFCPILRAVKFLGNPDERRYIREDLLVAGKFDVCVTSFEMAIREKSALRRFSWRYIIIDEAHRIKNENSLLSKTMRLYNTNYRLLITGTPLQNNLHELWSLLNFLLPEIFSSSETFDEWFQISGDNDQQEVVQQLHKVLRPFLLRRLKSDVEKGLPPKKETILKVGMSQMQKQYYKALLQKDLEVVNAGGERKRLLNIAMQLRKCCNHPYLFQGAEPGPPYTTGEHLIENAGKMVLLDKLLPKLKERDSRVLIFSQMTRLLDILEDYLIFRGYYYCRIDGNTGGDDRDASIEAFNSPGSEKFVFLLSTRAGGLGINLATADVVILYDSDWNPQVDLQAQDRAHRIGQKKEVQVFRFCAEYTIEEKVIERAYKKLALDALVIQQGRLAEQKTVNKDELLQMVRFGAEMVFSSKDSTITDEDIDRIIAKGEEATAELDAKMKKFTEDAIKFKMDDSADLYAFDDEKDDKFDFKKIVSENWMEPPKRERKRNYSESDYFKQTMRQSGPARPKEPRIPRMPQLHDFQFFNTQRLSEIYEKEVRCLMQLHQRNQVKDTIDVDEPEDVGEPLTAEEQEEKERLLEEGFSTWSRRDFNTFIRACEKYGRNDIISITSEMEGKTEEEVERYAEAFKIRYKELNDYDRIIKNIERGEARISRKDEIMKAIGKKLDRHKNPWLELKIQYGQNKGKLYNEECDRFMICMVHKLGYGNWDELKAAFRTSPLFRFDWFVKSRTTQELARRCDTLIRLVERENQEYDERERQARKEKKLAKNTTPSKRSAARQATESPPSTQKKRKQLSMDDHVNSGKKRK